The following proteins come from a genomic window of Miscanthus floridulus cultivar M001 chromosome 2, ASM1932011v1, whole genome shotgun sequence:
- the LOC136536629 gene encoding uncharacterized protein, protein MVYGDSTLVINHLNKDWSCSSKKIDAYCAEIRKLEGKFYGIEYHHVVRDQNQPADQLSKIGSSHTAVPSGVSVQDLLVPSIKEEKEVEEVPPTEQLVLAVPSPVTDWREQFIKYLTNSEVPTDKTDTERLIHRSKHYVLVDGNLMRKSAKEWVL, encoded by the coding sequence atggtgtatggagactccacgctggttatcaaccatctcaacaaagactggtcatGTTCTAGTAAGAAGATTGATGCATACTGTGCtgaaattaggaagcttgaagggaagttctatggtatcgagtaccaccatgtggtacgagatcaaaatcaaccaGCCGACCAGCTCTCAAAAATAGGTTCGTCTCACACCGCGGTTCCGTCAGGGGTCTCCGTGCAAGATCTcttggtgccatccattaaagaagaaaaggaagttgaggaggttccccctaccgagcagttggtacttgcggtgccTTCGCCGGTCactgattggagggagcaattcatcaagtacctcaccaactctgaagtacccaccgacaagaccgacaccgaacgcctaatccatcgaagtaagcactacgtgttggtagaCGGTAACTTGATGAGGAAGAGTGCCAAGGAATGGGTATTGTAG